CTAATAGAAAACATGGTCTACTAAAGTTTCTATGTGAAATATACAACAACTTTAAGGGGTCATCATTGACTTAAGACAAAATTATATCagcaaatataatttaatagattataacatattgcatatattattcttcaaataataaatattatccGCAAGATCGTTATATTTATagatgtgaaaatatttaaacacggttaatacatgcataaaatttaaactCATGAATAATTCTTGGCTAGATTAAAATGATCTcaataatgatatttatataaacactctgtaatttaaaataattattagtcAGATATTTGATAATAGTATACATAATATTATTCCTGTGCAGTCTTAATCAAGAAATCTCTTAACAACACACAACAATATTTAAAGGCATCATAATTTTCAAATCAataagaggagaaaaaaaatctaaaatatttcGCATGAATTACATCTGAAAGGTGAGGCTATATGTATAGGTGTTATTTTATGTTCGTTATACAAGAGATCTTCATTTGTGAAAAAATGAAGATCTCTTAATGAACAATGATATCATACTACTCTATATAatttaatgtaaaaattaaGTCAAATGAGGTTTCTTAAAGAGAGAACTGTTTGAGAAAACGGAACAACAACTTACTACAAATACTAGATTCTAGAATtgaaaaacaatagaaaataaCGAAACTAAAAGAGGTccatttttctattatttaaatAGTTAACATAGGAAACTATAAAACTATAATTCTTGACTTCCCACACTAAAAACCTTAAACAGAAGAATGACTATATGACCACATATGTCGACATAGAAACTTGGTGGAGAGGGGAGAAAGATTAATTTCTCTTGTCATTTTCCTCCTATAAGGTGGAAGTAGTAACAATTTAGAGTTGATCAATACCCATGAAAATATCTTCGTTCATGTCTACCTTTTCATCACCATCACCTATGTTATGCACGACCGCAACAACCATTTTGTTTTTGCTCCCGATTTCAAGTGGAGGCTTAGTTCCGATAATTGGAGAAGCAACATCTGTTGAATGCTTAACGCGCTTGGACGAGGATGATGATGCACTAAAGATTGATTCTTTGGGTGAAATATTTATGCCTTTTGGAAGCTTCAGATTGGAATTATTGTTGCAGCTAGCAAGATATCTACGGCTCATGGGTGGATCATGGTTGTGTTCACCGGAATAAGATACCAAGAAAATGTTCTCATCCTTTGAGCTTTTCTCAATTTGTTTCTTTGCTTCACAGTGTTTTGATGTGCTACACTTATAGTAATTCCTGTTATGCCaaatacacaaaataataatcagctttattcaaatattataagtgtatacACCATTAATAATTTTTACTACTTTTTGTTATGAAAATTGAGAATGAAAGAGAACATAACTTTCTATGACATGAAAAAAATGGTGAGAGAGCAAACCTTGGAAATGGGGAACCTTTGATATACTTCTGACCATACTTGCGCCATGCCCATTTGTCATTTGTGAGTTCCTCTTGCGACGATTCATAGGTAAGCATTATGGAGTGGTTTTTCCTGAATCAGAAGcactaaaatcaaaattttgaacataCACGCATAAAACGTAATGAAGTGAGTAGTTACCTTGTTTGAGATTGGGTCAAAGGAGTCTTCatagataaagaaaaattagGATGAATATTAGCCCCTATATCCAGTTGTTTTTGTAGATCTATCCATTCTGCTTGTGTTGTAGTTGGTGGCACACATTCCACCGTTGTTCGCGATTGAGGAACGGTTATTTGTTGGATAAATTGAACTGGTGTAATTGAATGTAAGTACAATTGTTGGTTGCTATTTTGGTTTGTTATGATAACCTGATCATATGAACTTTCCTGACGAGCGATTGGAAAATCTAAAGAAAGAATTTCAGATAAACCAGTAAAACTATTCATGCGAGGAGCTA
The window above is part of the Solanum pennellii chromosome 5, SPENNV200 genome. Proteins encoded here:
- the LOC107020142 gene encoding probable WRKY transcription factor 27, with amino-acid sequence MGDDNRDIGVVARSCNINKPNNVVSPKLGLNASLVWNYFDRPLAPRMNSFTGLSEILSLDFPIARQESSYDQVIITNQNSNQQLYLHSITPVQFIQQITVPQSRTTVECVPPTTTQAEWIDLQKQLDIGANIHPNFSLSMKTPLTQSQTRKNHSIMLTYESSQEELTNDKWAWRKYGQKYIKGSPFPRNYYKCSTSKHCEAKKQIEKSSKDENIFLVSYSGEHNHDPPMSRRYLASCNNNSNLKLPKGINISPKESIFSASSSSSKRVKHSTDVASPIIGTKPPLEIGSKNKMVVAVVHNIGDGDEKVDMNEDIFMGIDQL